GTAGCGACATTGGCTTGAATCCAATCTTTTCTCTGAAATATTAGGTAATGTCCATAACCCTTTGGCTTTGGCTTGAGCTTAATTGTCTTGATTAGTTATGCAGATTTGATAAGATAAAAATGCATATTTGATTAAGGTAAAAATGCGcatcatgtttttattttttcatgcagGGTGGTACATATGGAAGTTGTTGGGATCtacatttattttgtttttgaagatCTCAGTTCAATTTGAAAGACTTTTGCACAAAATGATGGCAGGAACATGGCTATTTGGGGattaactttattttgtttCCATAGATCCCAACTTAAGTTGTAGATTTTTGCACAAATAGTAGTAATATGGGTAGTTGGGAAGTAATTTTGTAAAGAAAGGTAAACTGTTTATGCAGATTGATGGTTATTTTGGATACCCAACTGTAAGTTGAATTTGATTGTAATTTACATTTTATATTTGTATGTGCCTTGCTATTGATGTTGGAAATGTGCGATTTTTGTATGGATTTAAAGCCTTGAATAGTTTAGTATAAGATTTGGTGAATTTTATGCATTTTGTGAttagttttgaaaaaatcacTCTTAAGGGCAAAAAGAAGTTaataaatacaaagaaaaagaaagaataaaagtAAACCTCAAGGAGTTGGTCTAGTAGGTAGAGTCTGAGACTTAGGATTTGCTTCTTCCAAATGTATCAAGTTCGAAACCTCACAAGcgctattaattttttttgtggttagTTCATACAGGGCGGTGGAATTAGGCCTCCATGATTAGTTGAAGTACGCGTAAAATAATATGGACACTtgagtgttaaaaaaaaaaaaaagcaaaaagtagccgtgaatatttaaaaaaaaaaaaaaaaggttgccGTGGCCTTGCAACAACAAAAAGTAAAAGTGAACAAATAAGGGCAAAGTTGGCatttaggtaaaataaaaagtagatCTGACACTCAGGgaacaaaatgggtttttagTTGTTGtccaactttctttcttttgtgacATGTGgatttatattataaaataatagGTATTAATGTCAATCCAATGGGTTGATTATAGAAGGACCCATTTATAAATAGAGATGGTACTCCCCATTTTTTCTCTAGTACCCGTTTGGCAGGGGTAGAAATGGAAAATctgaattgaaacaaaaaatctaGGGCTCGGATGCAGGAAAAAAGATGAAAGAACAGTAGCCAAAACTCATCCTCGTTTACTCCACTAGTGTCTAGTAGTTACCATCGACGAACAAACACGACCTTTGactgcatctctctctctctctctctctctctctctctcccctccactttctctctctggcACCGCCTCTGTATCTCCAGCAATGTTCGTCAATAGGTTCAACCTCGAGCGCTGATTCAGTGCACTCGTTCGTTGTCTTGCACTCCGTCTCTCGAATCTGCATTCTTTTTTGGTAAGTTTCTCATATCTAATTGTAATGTTAATTCAGTTTTTGAATGTTCTAGGAAATATATTTGTTAAGGAGATTTGCTTTGATTGGTGTGAGTATTTGGTGCTGCGTTCAAGGAATTTGGGGTCGGTGTAGTGTCCTAAATGATGAGAATAGTTTGTTGGGTGTATTGAGTAGATTATTTCTGGAAACAATCATGTTAGATTGGATATCGTTTGTGATattacatttatttatttatttaaataattgaATACCTGTGATTGGAATAGTGAGTTAAAAGAAAAATGTGTCCCAATTACGTGAcgaatctgttttttttttcacatgatGTCTCAATTAATCCTGTGAAATGAGCGGTTCAGATTATTATTTACCACTTACAGGACTTAAGGTGGGCCCACGATTGGGGGCAGTAAATGGGTCAGTGACGCCAAATCCATGAGGAAGCAAAATTCCGTAagttttttgttgcattttcatGCATATTAGTTAGATCGTGCCATTTCTAGTGTTTGTTTCTGTCGAGAATTTAGTGACGTGGTCTGAGTTTTGTCAGGCGAATTTCATTGGAAGtaattttgaatctttgatgCTGTAGGAACAAGAGAAGTTTGGAAAGCTTATAAGAAGCTGCTTGAGCATTGAAAGCTAGACATGTTTGTTGAAAGAGTGGGTGTTGATTCTGTTTCGGAGGTCAACCAGGAGCCGAATTGTTCAACTGAGAAACACGATGATCAAGCTCAGGTTGATATTAACTCTTCAGATTTGAGTAGCATTAAAAACTGTGAGAAGAAACAggcaagaaaaaagagaaagtcATCTGGTTGCCCGATAGGATCAATCGACGAGGGTGCTTTGTCATCAGCACTGGTAGCGGTTGTACTAGACAATTCTGGAAGAGATATACCATCAAATCATTTGGGTAAAGCAGAAGATGGCTCTTCAGTTCTGGGCGGAGGAGAAATCTCACAAGAAAAAACTTCTGGTGGTCCAAACAGTGAACTTCTATctgggaaaaagaagaagaaatctaagaggaagaaagagagaaagttAACTGCTTGCCCAATGACTAGTTTAGGATCAACAGAGGAGGGTGCTTCTCCGTCGGTACTGGTTGTACCTGACAATTCAGTGGGAGAAAAATCTTTGAAGCAATCGAACGAAGTGCCTGTAGCTTGTAACTCGTTAAAGCTGATGGAGGAAGTCGTAGCAGGAAACAGCACTTCATTACTGGATGGAGGTAAAATCTCACACGAAATAGGTTCCGGTGAATGTTCAAATGGCGATTccaaatttgggaaaatgaagGAGAAGTCTAAGATGGGTAACTTGGAAGACAATAAAACTGGAAACAGTAGAATCCATcggagaaaaaagagaaagtcATCTGCTTGCCGCATAAGCAGTTTAGAATCGATCGAGGAGGGTGTACAAGAAAGTTCAGCGGCATTTACCTGTCTGAATCATTTGAATGAAGCACCTGAACCTAGCTACTCAGGGAAAATGATGGAGGAAATGGTAGCAGGACTTATAATTTCACAAGAAAAAGCTTCCGGTGAATGTTCGAATGGTGGACCTGTATGTGGGAATGAGAGAAAGAAATCTAAGATGGAAAACTTGGAGGAGAGTAAATGTAATACGGGAATCAGTGTTGTGATGGATGTCTCTTTGGTGGATAACCCAGAAACAGATTTTGGGCAAGACAGTTTTGTAAGAGATATATCATCAAATCATTTGGGTGAAGCAAAAGATGGCTCTTCCATTCCGGCCGCTGGAGAAGTCTCACAAGAAAAGGCTTCTGGTGGTCCAAACAGTAAACTTCTatctgggaaaaaaaagaaggaatctaagaggaagaaaaagagaaaattaagtGCTTGCCCTATGTCTGGTTTAGGATCAACAGAGGAGGGTGCTTCTCCATCGGTACTGGTTGTACCTGACAGTTCAGTGGGAGAAATATCTTTGAAGCAATTGGATGAAGTGCCTGCACCTTGTAACGTGGTAAAACTGATGGAGGAAGTGGTAGCAGGAAACGACACTTCATTACTAGATGGAGGTAAGATCTCACAAGAAATAGCTTCCCATGATTGTCCAAATGGTGAATCTGATTTTGGGAAAAAGGAGGAATCTAAGATGGGTAACTTGGAAGAGAATAATGCCGGACACGGTAGAATCCATcggagaaagaagagaaagtcATTTGCTTGCCCCATAAGCAGTTTAGAATCAATCGAGGAGAGTTTACAAGAAAGTTCAGCCGGATATACATGTCTGAATCACATGGATGAAGCACCTGAACCTAGCTATACAGGGAAAATGATGGAGGACATGGTAACAGGACTTGGAATTTCACAAGAAAAAGCTTCCTGTGAATGTCCAGTTGGTGAACCAGCATCTGGGAATGAGAGAAAGAAATCTAAGATGGGGAGAAAGAAATCTAAGATGGGGAATAAGGGAAATAGTGTTGTGATGGATGTCTTTATGGTAGATATTCCAGAAACAGATTTTGAACAGTTTAACAAGGATAAGCTGGATGTGATCCAGAATACAGTGCTATCCGAGGAAGACAGAGCCTCTGATGATGCACTTGTCAGTGTTCCTTCCGTTGACAACATAGTAGTTGACAAATTGAATATACAACCAATGTTAAAGGATGCAATaccttcattttcaaaattgggAGTGATAATAGATGGTGTTAGACTAGAAAGCCCCCAACAGTCACAAGGAGGAGCCCCACTCggaaatttgagaaaaaaacttCTTGTCCTTGATGTGAATGGACTACTTGTTGATATTGTTCCATCTGGGGCTGGAGGATATAAACAACATAAAATACTATCACAGAAAGCAGGTGAGAATCGACTTTAGGAAATggaatttttgtttcttttgtggTCAGTTATCCAACATTTTGGGCCTAATTCGATTGTCAATTTCTGTGCCAGTTTTTAAGAGGCCCTTCTGTGAcgattttctgcagttttgcTTTGATAGATTTCATGTGGGTGTTTGGTCCTCAAGAACCAGGTGATCTTGGTACCTTTGGCTAAAGGGATTTGCTTTGTCATCTACTTTCGAACTGCCATTTTGTAATCTGTTATTTAAGTTTATGGACTTTTTACTTGTTATcggttttgttttatttggttgttATATGCCTAAACTTTGCAGTGCGTTTGCTGCAGGAAAAATGTGAATACAGTCCTTGATTTTCTTATGGGGAAATCCAAGTCTAATTTGCTTTTTTGCTGGGTAAGCCATTCAGTCCTTTCTGTTCTTAGTATAAATACAATTGGCATGTATTCTGCACATGGTTTCTTCATCATTGTCCAAATGTATGTTGTGTTTTTACTGTGAAGACTTTCCAGGTGCTTGTAGTTTGTACATAGTTTATAGTTTCTACCTTGTGTCTAACATCTAAATCTTGGCAATAGTGAACCTATTTTTTGCACTGCATTTGCCTTCTATAATTTTCCAGAAGAAGATTTTACTTTTGATAGTATTCGGCCGTAGTTGAAGGTTGAATAGCTATGATCCTCTATCTGATGATTAATTTTTGTTCGATGAGATTGCAAAATTGTTGTTTTCAGACCAATCAAGTGCCCATCTGATAAGTAGAATTTGGATTGAATATATTTGTATGCAGCTATGTACTTCCGTCGCAATCCTCGTTTTACCTCTTAAGTTTCCGGATTCTTGTATACTTTCCAGAATTGCGTTCTGACCTTATAACATGTCCCTACTGCTCCTGACTGAAATTGTTTTGGCTTGTGACATGTCTGAATGCAAACATGTCCCTGATGCATTGGACACTGATAGAAGAGGCAGGTAGTTGTATTCATTGCATAGTGAGTGAAAGGGGCTATGCGAGCTTCTGACAGCCTCTCTCACCATGATATCTTTCTATTGGGTTGCTTGCAGTGTTTTCATTCAACCGAGTTGATTCTTCTGATAATGTGATTGGACCATGGTTAGTAAGATTTGCCTAGGAGGGTCAATTCTCCCCCTTCTCAAAAACTCTGGCCTCTGGCTCAGTAGATTGTCAAGTTTCTCATGTTAGAAGCAAATGATAGAGCATACACACATTGGTTTGAGGTGGGTTGGTATGCCTGTGCTCTCTAGTCTTGAAGTTTCAGTTGATGGATGCGGGGGATATGCACCTTGCTTCGTGAACTGTATGTGTCATTATGTCATATGGGTATGGCTTTAGTACCTGCTTCAACCCTGGGTTTGAGCAACTTCCTCCAATGACAATCGACTCAAATGAGTCTATAGTTCTTCACATTTTACCTTAACGAAGACACATTCTTGAAGACAACCTGCCAATGTAGACATTGCTTTGAGTAAATTTTTGGACAACGGCTAGTTTGGTGACAaagattttcttcttttcccacTACATCCTTGTGGTCAGATATTTACTGAATTAGTTGAATACATCCTGCCAATGTGGATATTCTTGGATTTGAGCCAAATTTTGAGCATTCTATCTGCTGCTAAACAGAAGGTGCTGTATTTGGCCAAATCTTTGTCTTGGGTAATGTTTGCCTCATTGAAGAAAAGCGCCCTAACAAGTTCCGTTCCACGGCTTTACATTCATGAATTGAGTTTGGTTAGTTTTATTATTATAGAAACACGCTAACTACGGCTTAGTGGGTCagtgtttatgtttcaaaaaGTGCATTGGAATATGTGAAGTGCATTGAGAATGTGAGATGCTTGTTGCAATgttttttggggtattatgtgTGCAGTGGTGAAGCATGACTGTTATTGTAACAGTTGTCAGCCGGACTCCAACAATCGTATTTCACATTGCCGTGGAGCCTAACATATATATGTAGTTTAAAGAGAATCAACAACCATAATCGGTCCAGATATGCAAGAATTCAGATTTCTTGGCATGCCAGACCTTTTGCTTCTTATGGAGAGATATTTATATGAAGATGTGCCCTTGTATATTATCTTTTATGTTATCATTTTTATCCACTACCGAGTCCTATGCAGTCAACTTAACTGTTATGCTGCTATCAGTTTATCATTTACTCAAAGTTATTGATTGTGAATCTGTTGGGCTGAATCAATTCATTAGTGACTTTATACTGGTTGGAGATGATGGTTTAAGAGCACAAGGATTACTTTTCTGCAGGATCAGTCCCACTGTACAAAGACGGGTTACAACACTGTTGAGAACAGAGCAAAGCCCCTGCTTTTAAAGGAACTTAAAAATATATGGGAAAAGCACGAGCCAGATCTTCCGTGGGCAAGTGGAGAGTATAATGAGTCAAACACACTGTTACTGGATGATTCTCCCTATAAGGCCTTACGCAACCCTGTAAGTTACTCtgaatttcttctttcttcttcttctagaaCAATATTAACTCTATTCTGAGTCTCTGACTTGCATTGTTCCTTTCCATGTCTGTTTTTCTTCATTCATTCAGCCAAACACTGCAATCTTCCCGCATTCTTACTGTTACAAGGATAAAAGAGATAATTCTTTAGGTGAGTCTGCTCAACTAAAGTTTGAGTTTCCCTTTTTGGGAGCTGTGAGGTACATTGCTTGCCACATATTCTATTGCGTTAAAGATGACTTTGCGAAGAGCTAGTGTAGCTCTTCATTTAATATTTGTGAATGCTTTCTAGCCATCATTGCATCCATGGACTTTTGTCAACTTCGTATCtagtttttactgttttggCTGGTCATCATATTTTGTCAATATATCAGATCTTCCAGATTTACTTTGACACCTTGTCAAAGCCACTACCTAGTGATTGTAAAAGGTTGGAATGAATGCTTGCtcggtttttttcccccttaagCTTTTGGGTGGCCTTCTAAAAGTCTATTTGTAGTGAATCTACTGATTTATCTCAATGATTTGGATTAGCTGGTCCATAGTCCAAAATATGGGGTTTGTATTTCATCCCCGGATCTCATTGTTTTTGGTAGGTCTTGGTAGTCTCGCATTTTAGTTTTGTCCTCGTGACCATTTGCAAATATTATCCCATAAACTTGTCCCTATAGATATAGAAGTTCATTTTGCACTGCCTTCAGTGCTAGAAAGACATTGAACCTAGAACTCTTTTTTGACAACAGGACCTGGCGGTGATCTACGGGTTTATTTGGAAGGACTGGCTTTAGCTGACCACGTCCAAAAGTATGTTGAGCAGAATCCATTTGGCCAACGGCctatcacaaataaaaatttatcctGGGGTTTATACTGTAAGATTATTGGCAACACCTCATCAGAAAAGGGAGAAAATGCTACTAATGATCCTTCAGCTTGTCAACAAGAGGAAGAAGATGCTACCAATGATTCTTTGGCTTGTCAACAACAGGAAGAAGACGTTACTGATTATTCTTCAGCTTGACAACTACAGAAAAAAGATGCCACTAGAACCCTGCATCGTTCGTGGCTTTTACACAGAAACATAGAGGTACTCGGTACTAGACTTTTTGACATTTAGTTGGTTATCTGAGTATCCAATATGGTTCATTTTTGTTAGCATCTAGAGGTATTCTTTCTGGAATATTTTCAGTTTCAGACAATATTATAACTCATAGAGAAGATCTTTCTTGTAGTTTTTCCCTTGCCGGCTTTGTATTAGAACATCATAGCAAATCACTGTCCTGATTCATTTACCTTATTTATGGGAAATAATTCAACAAGGTGTTACACATTTTTGCTGGTGCTTTGCATTTACTTGTGGTTGTGTAACCATTTTATCGAATATTGTGCTTATGGAGATTTCAAGAAAATCAGTATTACTATTGTTGTATTTCTGTGTGGTCATTGTGGGCATTTATACCAGTTTATATGCAGAGAGATGCAGAATTGGTAATTGTCAAAAATTGTCAAAGTCAGGGAAACCTTGTCCTTGGGTTCCTGAGCTTCTGGCATTTGAGTAGTGAATGTTTTGCAATTTAATTCGTAAGTTCTTGCTTTTTTAGGGAAAAAACCTCCACGTTTAATCTGTTTTTAGATGCGGGACATAACATTAGTGAGGCATCCAGGCAAAGCCAAATCGTGTAGGGTTTAGGGGATGTGGTGGTGGAAGACTGGTAGTGTTTAGCTATTCTATTTTGTGTTTGCTCCATGATGGCATTTGGCAAGGGCAAGTGTTTTTGTACCTCTTCTTTGCTAGTACTCGTAGAAGTAGGCTATATTTGATTGATAAGATTAGTTAGGCGAGTATTTACAACCCCTAAAACAGTTTACTCCGCGGATCACATCATGGATCCCCTAAAAATGGCGAGCAGGGATAACCAAGACCGCATCATGTATTCACTCTTCTGGGAATTAGTTGTCTAGTCCGCCAATCAAACGGGTCCCTTTTTGCGATCAAATGACTGCTTACGTCTAGTGGTATGATTGGATGAAGTGCAATTCGTCGTCGATTTGTTTTTGTGTTATAACTAGTCCGAGAGGAATAAGGAAAGGGAAAGTTGCCTTGCACATTGGTTGGACTCAAACGGAACAGGTCCCTTTGGGTTTGTTCGCTCAAACTTTGGAACCGGCTTTTAAGATTTTGTGGAGAGATGAGAACCGATTTTTGAGAGGGTTTCTCACCCTCCTCTCTACTATCACCATCAAAGTAGGTATAGTTGGCCATGGATATGGACTTCCTTGCAACTCTTATGACCTAATCATCATACTTTTGTGAACCTTTATAGTTCATGAACTTGTTTTAGCGTGGAATTTTTCATGATCTCCTGTGCTTTTCCTTTCATTAGTACTTACAATAATAGAGAGATACCCACCACATTGTTGCATTgattttcttaagaaaatgcAAGGGTGGTTGGATTTTAGATATGACATGAATTGGGTCCGCAATAACTCAAATGGGCCACCATCTTTTATCAAGAATCAATGGTTCCTGTAGTTGTTGGGCCCTATTGACAGGTCAAAACAGCCCATTTATTATCCATCAAGGACTATCAACTTCTTAGATAaggctatagaaataacaataaagaaTTTTGTGACAACTACTTTCTCTTTTCTATTAGGGGTTCAGTCTAATAGACTGGCAAATTTTGGGGATCACTCTCATTGTTTTTTAGTAGGAGGCCGGAGGTCCAATAAAGTTCGGGCAAAGCCTATATGGATTGGTCCAATGTAAATTAATAGCACCCAGTAGGAGTTGACtagtttcaaaaaagaaaagaaaagtgggaGTCGACCCCATACCAAAAACTTTCTGAGGCCCTCAGCAAGGAAGCCGAGACAATTCATTTTAGAAATCACAAGCCAATTAGTATGATTTAATTTTGATGTATTTTAGAACTTCGAAGAATTTATATTGCCCCAACACCCACCAAACCCGTCACCAAGGGTCTCAACTTCCTTTCTAGTATATATAAGAGTTGAATTCAGAACTTCATTGAATATAAAATGCCAATTAGGCAACCATTTGGCTAACTGCCCCGATTCTACTCCTTCTCCTTCGGTTCATCATTGCTAAAATACCAAATCGCATGATTGGCTTTTGAACGAATGACTCAAACGATAACAATTACTGCAACGTTTTTCAGGTGAACTTTGACAT
This DNA window, taken from Rhododendron vialii isolate Sample 1 chromosome 8a, ASM3025357v1, encodes the following:
- the LOC131299159 gene encoding uncharacterized protein LOC131299159 isoform X2, whose protein sequence is MFVERVGVDSVSEVNQEPNCSTEKHDDQAQVDINSSDLSSIKNCEKKQARKKRKSSGCPIGSIDEGALSSALVAVVLDNSGRDIPSNHLGKAEDGSSVLGGGEISQEKTSGGPNSELLSGKKKKKSKRKKERKLTACPMTSLGSTEEGASPSVLVVPDNSVGEKSLKQSNEVPVACNSLKLMEEVVAGNSTSLLDGGKISHEIGSGECSNGDSKFGKMKEKSKMGNLEDNKTGNSRIHRRKKRKSSACRISSLESIEEGVQESSAAFTCLNHLNEAPEPSYSGKMMEEMVAGLIISQEKASGECSNGGPVCGNERKKSKMENLEESKCNTGISVVMDVSLVDNPETDFGQDSFVRDISSNHLGEAKDGSSIPAAGEVSQEKASGGPNSKLLSGKKKKESKRKKKRKLSACPMSGLGSTEEGASPSVLVVPDSSVGEISLKQLDEVPAPCNVVKLMEEVVAGNDTSLLDGGKISQEIASHDCPNGESDFGKKEESKMGNLEENNAGHGRIHRRKKRKSFACPISSLESIEESLQESSAGYTCLNHMDEAPEPSYTGKMMEDMVTGLGISQEKASCECPVGEPASGNERKKSKMGRKKSKMGNKGNSVVMDVFMVDIPETDFEQFNKDKLDVIQNTVLSEEDRASDDALVSVPSVDNIVVDKLNIQPMLKDAIPSFSKLGVIIDGVRLESPQQSQGGAPLGNLRKKLLVLDVNGLLVDIVPSGAGGYKQHKILSQKAVFKRPFCDDFLQFCFDRFHVGVWSSRTRKNVNTVLDFLMGKSKSNLLFCWDQSHCTKTGYNTVENRAKPLLLKELKNIWEKHEPDLPWASGEYNESNTLLLDDSPYKALRNPDLAVIYGFIWKDWL
- the LOC131299159 gene encoding uncharacterized protein LOC131299159 isoform X1; amino-acid sequence: MFVERVGVDSVSEVNQEPNCSTEKHDDQAQVDINSSDLSSIKNCEKKQARKKRKSSGCPIGSIDEGALSSALVAVVLDNSGRDIPSNHLGKAEDGSSVLGGGEISQEKTSGGPNSELLSGKKKKKSKRKKERKLTACPMTSLGSTEEGASPSVLVVPDNSVGEKSLKQSNEVPVACNSLKLMEEVVAGNSTSLLDGGKISHEIGSGECSNGDSKFGKMKEKSKMGNLEDNKTGNSRIHRRKKRKSSACRISSLESIEEGVQESSAAFTCLNHLNEAPEPSYSGKMMEEMVAGLIISQEKASGECSNGGPVCGNERKKSKMENLEESKCNTGISVVMDVSLVDNPETDFGQDSFVRDISSNHLGEAKDGSSIPAAGEVSQEKASGGPNSKLLSGKKKKESKRKKKRKLSACPMSGLGSTEEGASPSVLVVPDSSVGEISLKQLDEVPAPCNVVKLMEEVVAGNDTSLLDGGKISQEIASHDCPNGESDFGKKEESKMGNLEENNAGHGRIHRRKKRKSFACPISSLESIEESLQESSAGYTCLNHMDEAPEPSYTGKMMEDMVTGLGISQEKASCECPVGEPASGNERKKSKMGRKKSKMGNKGNSVVMDVFMVDIPETDFEQFNKDKLDVIQNTVLSEEDRASDDALVSVPSVDNIVVDKLNIQPMLKDAIPSFSKLGVIIDGVRLESPQQSQGGAPLGNLRKKLLVLDVNGLLVDIVPSGAGGYKQHKILSQKAVFKRPFCDDFLQFCFDRFHVGVWSSRTRKNVNTVLDFLMGKSKSNLLFCWDQSHCTKTGYNTVENRAKPLLLKELKNIWEKHEPDLPWASGEYNESNTLLLDDSPYKALRNPPNTAIFPHSYCYKDKRDNSLGPGGDLRVYLEGLALADHVQKYVEQNPFGQRPITNKNLSWGLYCKIIGNTSSEKGENATNDPSACQQEEEDATNDSLACQQQEEDVTDYSSA